The proteins below come from a single Necator americanus strain Aroian chromosome V, whole genome shotgun sequence genomic window:
- a CDS encoding hypothetical protein (NECATOR_CHRV.G18970.T1), protein MPLCLTFIDLKKAFDSVETEAVVEALDNQGVPTQYIKVLRELYSNFTTGISPFYKNIIIDVKRGVRQGDTISPKIFTATLENAMRKLEWDDMGVKIDGRQLHHLRFADDIVLITPSISQAERMLTEFAETCGCIGLELNLQKTMFMRNGWISDAPFTLNGTNISECTSYVYLGRELNMMNDLTPELGRRRRAAWGAYKSIEDVVKKTRNTRLRAHLFNTTVLPALTYASETWALRKQEENAVSVIERAIERVMLGVSRFKQVRDGIRSSLLRQRSKIRDAAAFAKESKIRWAGHVMRFNDNRWTRAVSDWIPRDIKRNTGRPPTRWSDFFTKSFKENYDALRVPRERRNHWATLARDRDKWKNYWRPLDRFEDQRESR, encoded by the coding sequence atgccgctctgtctcactttcatcgacttgaagaaggcctttgactcagttgagacggaagcggtcgtggaagccttggacaaccaaggcgttcccactcagtacataaaggtgcttcgagagttgtacagtaacttcacgaccggaatctcgccattctacaagaatatcatcattgacgtgaagaggggggttcgacagggtgatacaatctcacccaaaatattcacagccaccctcgagaacgcaatgcgaaagttggaatgggacgacatgggagtgaagatcgatggtcggcagctacaccatttgcgctttgctgatgacatcgtactgataacacctagcatcagccaagcggaacgaatgctgaccgaattcgccgaaacatgtggatgcatcggtcttgagctgaatcttcaaaagacgatgttcatgcggaacggatggatctcggatgccccattcacgctcaacggaacgaacatatccgaatgcaccagctacgtctatctgggtcgggaattgaacatgatgaacgacctgacccccgagctgggcaggaggagacgagcggcttggggagcgtacaagagcatcgaggatgtagtgaagaagaccaggaacacccggctccgcgctcacctcttcaacaccaccgtacttcctgctttgacctatgcctcagaaacctgggcacttcgcaagcaggaagaaaacgcggtgagcgtcattgaacgcgcaattgagagagtgatgctaggagtatcccgtttcaagcaagtgagagacgggattcgaagttctctcctacgtcagcgatcgaagatcagagacgccgccgcgtttgccaaggaaagtaaaataaggtgggccggacacgtgatgcgctttaacgacaaccgttggaccagagccgtgagcgactggattccccgcgatattaagcgcaatacaggaagaccgccgacccgatggtcagatttcttcacgaagtccttcaaagaaaattacgatgctcttcgtgtcccacgcgaaaggaggaaccactgggctactctggcacgcgaccgggacaaatggaagaattactggcgcccgctcgaccggttcgaagaccaacgggagtcaaggtga